In a single window of the Methylophaga frappieri genome:
- a CDS encoding spermidine synthase, producing MQLYDGRLVWQQTSDDGVIEVVDEGDIRSLHFGTFPKQSSMSRRRPHQLILSYTQAMMAALLLQPEPKRVLIIGLGGGSVVKFLLHHWPNCQIWVIEYRQDVIQTAQQYFSVPEDNDHLTVIHADGIDWVSAWFHEQHALFDMIFVDAYDHEGMSAGIGAQLFFDACAGVLTDSGVMSINLWGSDRNGFTQTMQRINLSFKDQSVLLPVPDKGNVIALASHAPLDRKQLKQRQSLAIELEQALTLPMTAFLQRINRHNGSLLSRLFI from the coding sequence ATGCAGCTTTATGATGGACGACTGGTTTGGCAACAAACGAGTGACGATGGCGTTATTGAAGTGGTTGATGAAGGGGATATTCGCTCGCTGCATTTTGGTACGTTTCCCAAGCAAAGCAGCATGTCACGAAGACGTCCGCATCAATTAATCTTGTCGTACACTCAGGCGATGATGGCGGCTTTACTTCTGCAGCCAGAACCGAAGCGGGTACTCATCATTGGGCTTGGCGGCGGGTCGGTAGTGAAATTTTTATTGCACCATTGGCCAAACTGTCAAATTTGGGTGATTGAATACCGTCAGGACGTGATTCAAACCGCACAGCAATATTTTTCAGTCCCTGAAGATAATGACCATCTTACCGTCATTCATGCCGATGGTATCGACTGGGTAAGTGCGTGGTTTCATGAGCAACATGCGTTATTTGATATGATTTTTGTTGATGCTTACGACCATGAAGGTATGTCAGCTGGTATTGGCGCACAACTTTTTTTCGATGCTTGTGCCGGAGTGCTGACTGATAGCGGTGTGATGAGTATTAATCTATGGGGCAGTGATCGCAATGGGTTTACGCAAACCATGCAGCGTATTAATTTGAGTTTTAAAGATCAGTCGGTGTTGTTACCTGTTCCAGACAAAGGGAATGTCATTGCTTTGGCTAGTCACGCACCGCTAGATCGAAAGCAACTGAAACAGCGACAGAGTTTGGCTATCGAATTAGAGCAAGCCTTAACTTTACCGATGACGGCTTTTTTGCAACGAATTAACCGACATAATGGCTCTCTTCTCAGCAGATTGTTTATTTAA